In Gammaproteobacteria bacterium, one genomic interval encodes:
- a CDS encoding thermonuclease family protein, protein MDGDSLLLTDGRQVRLIGINTPEFGKDGVPNDPLAVAARNRTAALTRGQTVRLIYDAERTDRYGRTLAYTVLADGRDLETLLLKEGLAWFVAIAPNVAHITAYRAAETDARHRGIGIWHVPEYQPIPAERLAPNRTGFMRLSGTVSEIKQHRKFVELWLSSRICLVIPNGTDGINPRALAGKHVVARGWVASYKGKQRLRITHNSMLEIPP, encoded by the coding sequence TTGGACGGCGACAGTCTGCTGCTTACCGATGGCCGTCAAGTGCGACTGATCGGTATCAACACCCCCGAGTTCGGTAAAGACGGCGTGCCGAATGACCCACTGGCGGTAGCGGCACGCAATCGCACAGCGGCGTTGACACGCGGGCAAACGGTACGGCTTATTTATGACGCGGAGCGCACCGACCGTTACGGCCGCACGCTGGCATATACCGTATTGGCCGACGGCCGCGACCTCGAAACCCTGTTGCTCAAAGAAGGCCTTGCCTGGTTCGTCGCCATTGCACCGAACGTGGCCCACATCACGGCTTATCGAGCGGCCGAAACCGACGCCCGTCATCGCGGTATTGGCATTTGGCACGTGCCGGAATACCAACCCATTCCTGCCGAGCGATTAGCGCCCAACCGCACGGGGTTTATGCGTCTCAGCGGTACCGTCAGTGAAATCAAACAACATCGCAAATTCGTCGAGCTGTGGCTGTCGTCGCGGATTTGCTTGGTAATACCGAACGGTACCGACGGGATAAACCCGCGGGCGCTTGCGGGGAAGCACGTAGTGGCACGTGGGTGGGTGGCGAGTTATAAGGGCAAGCAGCGGTTGCGCATTACGCACAACAGCATGCTGGAAATACCGCCGTGA